One part of the Thiothrix nivea DSM 5205 genome encodes these proteins:
- the asnB gene encoding asparagine synthase (glutamine-hydrolyzing): MHSNLHRMTSTLAHRGPDDSGLWIDREAGIALGHRRLAILDLSPEGHQPMASASGRYTLIFNGEIYNHQELRKRLAREGYTHWRGTSDTETLLAAFSCWGIRRTLQACIGMFAMAVWDGHTRRLTLARDRMGEKPLYYGWVGRHFLFGSELKALRAHHEWNAGINRDAIASQLRLSYIPAPHTIYQGIFKLEPGHLLHVTPQATPGCTFQTESYWSLPAYIGNTHDSITFKNLPEQTAALETLLSRAVRQQMLSDVPLGAFLSGGIDSSLVVALMQEQSNRPVKTFTIGYEEESFNEAGYAREVARHLGTEHTEFIASPVDAMDIIPRLPTLFDEPFSDMSQIPTLLVAQLAKTRVTVSLSGDGADELFGGYNRYFYAQQIWRRLQHLPGFLRSGLAGTLGRLDARQWDRLLNPLSSALPEQLRFNEPGEKLRKASETLNARSPEDIYRRLISHWKQPEEVVLGLQHSPDPIPTNIPAGLTFPERMMYMDATGYLPGDILVKVDRTAMGVSLETRAPFLDHRVVEFAWQLPLPLKIHNGQGKWILRQILDHYVPRNLIERPKKGFGVPLDNWLRTSLRDWAESLLAPARLRQEGFFDPAPIEEKWRQHLAGTHNWQYLLWDVLMFQAWHEQQSPVIRAMAA, from the coding sequence ATGCACAGCAATCTGCACCGGATGACATCCACCCTCGCGCACAGGGGGCCTGATGATAGTGGCTTGTGGATAGACCGGGAAGCTGGTATCGCGTTGGGGCATCGGCGGCTTGCCATCCTCGACCTGTCTCCCGAAGGCCATCAACCCATGGCCTCGGCTTCTGGCCGTTATACCCTGATTTTCAATGGCGAGATATACAATCATCAGGAATTGCGCAAGCGTCTCGCCAGGGAGGGCTACACCCACTGGCGCGGCACATCGGATACTGAAACCTTGCTGGCAGCTTTTTCCTGCTGGGGAATCCGCCGCACCCTACAAGCCTGTATTGGCATGTTCGCCATGGCTGTATGGGATGGGCACACCCGCCGCCTGACGCTAGCCCGCGACCGTATGGGGGAAAAGCCACTCTATTACGGCTGGGTCGGGCGGCATTTCCTGTTCGGTTCCGAACTAAAAGCCCTGCGCGCCCATCACGAATGGAATGCCGGTATCAACCGCGACGCCATCGCCAGCCAGTTACGCCTGAGCTACATACCCGCGCCGCATACCATTTACCAGGGTATTTTCAAGCTGGAACCTGGGCATCTGCTGCATGTCACCCCCCAGGCAACGCCGGGCTGCACCTTTCAAACGGAAAGCTATTGGTCATTACCGGCGTATATCGGCAACACCCACGACAGTATCACCTTCAAAAACCTGCCCGAACAAACGGCAGCCCTGGAAACACTGCTAAGCCGCGCAGTACGTCAACAGATGCTATCCGACGTGCCACTAGGGGCATTCTTGTCTGGAGGTATCGACTCCTCGCTGGTGGTCGCCCTGATGCAGGAACAATCAAACCGCCCCGTCAAAACCTTCACCATCGGCTATGAGGAAGAAAGCTTCAATGAAGCTGGCTACGCCCGCGAAGTCGCCCGCCACCTGGGCACGGAGCATACCGAATTCATCGCCAGCCCCGTGGATGCGATGGATATCATTCCCCGCCTGCCAACCCTGTTTGACGAGCCATTTTCAGACATGTCGCAGATCCCCACCCTACTGGTAGCGCAATTGGCCAAAACCCGGGTAACGGTCAGCCTGTCCGGTGACGGGGCGGATGAATTGTTCGGCGGCTACAACCGCTATTTCTACGCCCAGCAAATCTGGCGGCGTTTACAACACCTGCCCGGCTTTCTGCGCAGCGGGCTTGCCGGAACCCTGGGGAGACTGGACGCACGCCAGTGGGACAGGCTGCTCAATCCACTATCTTCCGCCTTGCCGGAGCAGCTACGTTTTAACGAACCAGGCGAAAAGCTACGCAAAGCAAGTGAAACATTAAATGCCCGTTCACCCGAAGACATTTACCGCCGCCTCATTTCCCACTGGAAGCAGCCGGAAGAAGTCGTGCTTGGCCTCCAGCACAGCCCCGACCCGATCCCTACCAACATCCCGGCAGGGCTGACATTTCCGGAACGGATGATGTACATGGATGCAACCGGCTACCTGCCCGGCGACATCCTGGTCAAGGTTGACCGCACTGCCATGGGGGTCAGCCTGGAAACCCGCGCGCCGTTCCTGGATCACCGGGTGGTGGAGTTTGCCTGGCAATTGCCCTTGCCGCTGAAAATCCACAATGGCCAGGGCAAATGGATCCTGCGCCAGATTCTGGACCACTACGTTCCACGCAACCTGATTGAACGCCCGAAAAAGGGCTTCGGCGTCCCGCTTGACAACTGGCTGCGCACCAGCCTGCGTGACTGGGCAGAAAGCCTGCTGGCACCTGCGCGGTTACGACAGGAAGGCTTTTTCGACCCTGCCCCCATCGAAGAAAAATGGCGTCAACACCTAGCCGGAACCCATAACTGGCAGTACCTCCTGTGGGACGTATTGATGTTCCAGGCATGGCATGAACAGCAAAGCCCAGTCATCCGGGCAATGGCGGCGTAA
- a CDS encoding glycosyltransferase has protein sequence MDNEINKIRVVHVITCLSTGGAEMMLYKLLAHTDLTQFDPIVISLDDEADLGKRIRAHGINVHSLNMRRDFSSGWHILRLARLLRKLQPDIVQGWMYHGNLAASLANMALGGRFPLLWNIRQTLYDIRHEPMTTRWVIQAAAKLSHRPEHILYNSYLSADQHAAFGYSPLKTRVVPNGFDIQRFAPNSYYRESIRESLGIPSDALVIGMTARYHPMKNHALFLEAASLLMQHQKNVHFILTGRDVTADNPALHPLLQRFPGKNQLHLLGERKDIYCLLNAMDIFSLTSSRGEGFPNAIGEAMACGIPCIATDVGDVPLIIGKTGRVLQVPEATPSALAFAWLEWINAGEVWRKELGLRAMQRIRKHYNIHAITTQYQNIYKELVNHVRTDGLLLPLEQTEFSRHAQQSAPDDIHPRAQGA, from the coding sequence ATGGATAACGAAATCAACAAAATCCGGGTGGTACACGTCATTACCTGCCTGTCAACGGGGGGGGCGGAAATGATGCTGTACAAACTGTTGGCGCATACCGACCTCACCCAGTTTGACCCGATTGTCATCTCGCTGGATGACGAAGCCGACCTGGGCAAACGCATCCGGGCGCATGGCATTAATGTCCATTCGCTCAACATGCGCCGTGATTTCAGCTCTGGCTGGCACATCCTCAGACTGGCGCGGTTATTGCGCAAATTACAACCCGATATCGTGCAAGGCTGGATGTATCACGGCAATCTGGCTGCCTCCTTGGCCAACATGGCGCTGGGTGGCCGCTTCCCGTTACTGTGGAATATCCGCCAGACCCTGTATGACATCCGCCATGAACCCATGACCACCCGCTGGGTTATCCAGGCAGCAGCGAAACTCAGCCATCGCCCGGAACACATCCTGTACAACTCATACCTCAGTGCAGACCAGCATGCCGCCTTTGGCTATTCCCCCTTGAAAACCCGGGTCGTGCCAAACGGTTTTGACATCCAGCGGTTCGCGCCCAACAGCTACTACCGGGAAAGCATCCGGGAAAGCCTCGGCATCCCGTCTGATGCACTGGTGATTGGTATGACCGCGCGCTACCACCCAATGAAAAATCACGCGCTGTTTCTGGAAGCTGCCAGCCTGTTGATGCAGCACCAGAAAAATGTCCATTTCATTCTCACGGGGCGTGATGTCACCGCAGACAACCCTGCCCTGCACCCCTTGCTGCAACGCTTCCCTGGCAAAAACCAACTGCACTTGCTGGGCGAACGCAAGGACATCTACTGCCTGCTGAACGCCATGGATATTTTCTCGCTGACCTCATCCCGTGGCGAGGGCTTCCCCAACGCCATTGGTGAGGCCATGGCTTGCGGTATCCCCTGCATCGCCACGGATGTGGGCGATGTCCCCCTTATCATTGGCAAAACCGGTCGGGTGCTGCAAGTGCCGGAGGCCACACCTTCCGCCTTGGCATTCGCCTGGTTGGAGTGGATCAATGCTGGCGAGGTATGGCGCAAGGAATTGGGGTTACGCGCCATGCAACGCATCCGCAAGCATTACAACATCCACGCCATCACCACCCAATACCAGAACATATACAAGGAGTTAGTAAATCATGTGCGGACTGACGGGCTTCTACTCCCTCTCGAACAAACGGAATTCAGCAGACATGCACAGCAATCTGCACCGGATGACATCCACCCTCGCGCACAGGGGGCCTGA
- a CDS encoding lipopolysaccharide biosynthesis protein: MIIRHSLLYLLARGLPGLINFVALALYTRLLSPQEYGQYSLVLALVSFLQMLLFGWLNLGVLRFLPRFANRQAVFFSTILAAYGIIALFGLGACLLGWLFIPSPVVAQLVLASGLLLAAWAFFELNLQLQNSQLNPYRYGGMMLGKTLLALGIGGSLAWATHSAAGILWGLFLGNLLPLLVLCRREWQHFHWRWVDKSILRQMLAYGRPLTASALLNEVINSSDRLLLAWLDGVDSAGQYAVAYDLPRFTLVMLMMSINLAIYPMLVNALEKHGMAAAREHSRQHALLLSGIALPAAAGLVMITPNLAALLIGAEFRATVLALTPLIAAAILLAGFKSYFFDLAFQLGKHTQSQVWILLVAAGSNLLLNLLLIPHHGMFGAAWATFAAYAAGLLLSAWQGRHWFPLPLPGKALAGIVLATLGMSLALYPLHGKTGLGWLVLQLSTGCLAYAALLLMLDTGSIRAHLQRYFPFIQRSQQLKP, encoded by the coding sequence ATGATCATCCGTCACAGCCTTCTGTACCTGTTGGCACGCGGCCTGCCCGGGCTGATCAATTTTGTTGCCCTGGCGCTTTATACCCGCCTGCTAAGTCCCCAGGAATATGGCCAGTACTCTTTGGTGCTGGCCTTGGTCAGCTTCCTGCAAATGCTGTTGTTTGGCTGGCTAAATCTTGGGGTACTGCGCTTTCTGCCACGCTTCGCCAACCGGCAGGCTGTGTTTTTCTCCACCATCCTGGCTGCATACGGCATTATTGCCCTGTTTGGGCTTGGAGCCTGTCTGCTAGGCTGGCTGTTCATCCCCAGTCCGGTGGTGGCACAACTGGTGTTGGCCAGCGGATTGCTATTGGCAGCATGGGCATTTTTTGAGCTAAACCTGCAACTGCAAAACTCGCAACTGAACCCTTACCGCTACGGCGGCATGATGCTCGGTAAAACCCTGCTAGCACTGGGTATTGGCGGCTCGCTGGCATGGGCAACCCACAGTGCCGCAGGCATTTTGTGGGGGCTGTTCCTCGGCAACCTGCTGCCCTTGTTGGTCTTGTGCCGCCGGGAATGGCAGCACTTCCACTGGCGCTGGGTGGACAAAAGTATCCTGCGGCAAATGCTGGCCTATGGGCGGCCGCTGACAGCTTCCGCCCTGCTGAACGAAGTCATCAACAGTTCCGACCGCCTGTTGCTGGCATGGCTGGATGGCGTGGACAGCGCAGGGCAATACGCGGTTGCCTATGACCTGCCGCGCTTTACCCTGGTCATGCTGATGATGAGCATCAACCTCGCCATTTACCCCATGTTGGTCAATGCGCTGGAAAAACATGGCATGGCCGCCGCCCGCGAGCACAGCCGCCAACATGCCCTGCTCCTGTCGGGCATTGCGCTGCCAGCAGCCGCCGGGCTGGTGATGATTACCCCCAACCTTGCCGCGCTGCTGATAGGGGCAGAATTCCGGGCAACCGTGCTGGCACTGACACCGCTGATTGCCGCAGCCATCCTGTTAGCCGGTTTCAAATCCTATTTCTTTGACCTGGCATTCCAACTGGGAAAACACACCCAGAGCCAGGTATGGATATTGCTGGTCGCAGCAGGGTCTAACCTGCTTCTGAACCTGTTGCTGATCCCGCACCATGGCATGTTTGGCGCGGCCTGGGCCACCTTTGCGGCTTATGCAGCTGGCCTGTTGCTGAGTGCTTGGCAGGGAAGGCACTGGTTTCCCTTACCGTTACCCGGCAAAGCACTTGCTGGCATTGTTCTGGCTACCCTCGGTATGTCGCTGGCCTTGTATCCGCTCCACGGTAAAACCGGCCTGGGCTGGCTGGTGCTGCAATTGTCGACGGGTTGCCTCGCTTACGCTGCCCTACTGCTTATGCTGGATACCGGTAGCATACGTGCGCATCTGCAACGGTATTTTCCATTCATCCAGAGATCACAGCAGCTAAAGCCGTAA
- a CDS encoding glycosyltransferase: protein MSEAYLTKPERIAVVIYSLTKGGAERVASLLSEQFAHTHAVDLIVFDGRLTAYPHGGTLVDLDCPASSNPWKKTLNLFRRFYKLRCRFQQHHYTHIFSFMESANFPTLLASRRAVVSVRNNPRKFSPVTRWMMRLLYPRAHKVIAVSTAIADMLEQNLGLKNVTSIPNPLDFHTIDLLKKQPIEHPRPYLLAIGRLHPQKGFDLLINAFANSKASQTTDLLILGEGGQRANLQQQIRHLGLTGKIHLPGMANNPYRYLANAQIFILSSRYEGYPNVLLEALACRCPVIATNCPTGPNEILTHGVNGILINNENTDELTKSIDYLMENPELCAAFRQQGVNAVTHLELGVIAQRWLEL from the coding sequence ATGTCTGAAGCATACCTGACCAAGCCAGAGCGTATTGCCGTTGTCATCTACAGCCTTACCAAAGGGGGGGCGGAACGGGTGGCATCCTTGTTGTCCGAACAGTTCGCACACACACATGCTGTTGACCTGATCGTATTCGACGGCAGGCTGACAGCCTACCCTCATGGTGGAACCCTGGTTGACCTGGACTGCCCCGCCAGCAGCAATCCCTGGAAGAAAACCCTGAACCTGTTCCGCCGCTTTTATAAATTACGCTGCCGGTTTCAGCAACACCACTACACCCACATTTTTTCCTTCATGGAAAGCGCCAATTTCCCAACCCTGCTTGCCAGCAGGCGGGCGGTTGTATCCGTGCGTAACAACCCACGTAAATTTTCCCCCGTTACCCGCTGGATGATGCGCTTGCTCTACCCACGGGCACACAAGGTTATCGCCGTTTCTACCGCCATTGCGGACATGCTTGAGCAAAATCTGGGTTTAAAAAACGTCACCAGTATCCCCAACCCACTGGATTTCCACACCATTGACCTATTAAAGAAACAACCCATTGAACACCCCCGCCCCTATTTGCTGGCAATTGGCCGCCTGCATCCACAGAAAGGTTTTGATTTGCTGATAAATGCTTTCGCCAACAGTAAGGCATCGCAGACAACCGACCTGCTGATCCTGGGTGAAGGCGGGCAACGGGCCAACCTGCAACAGCAGATTAGGCACCTCGGGCTAACTGGAAAAATCCATCTGCCCGGTATGGCCAACAACCCTTACCGTTACTTGGCGAATGCACAAATATTCATTCTTTCAAGCCGTTATGAAGGTTACCCCAATGTCCTGTTAGAAGCGCTGGCCTGCCGCTGCCCGGTTATCGCCACAAACTGCCCGACTGGCCCAAACGAAATTCTCACACACGGCGTGAATGGTATCCTCATAAATAATGAAAATACTGATGAACTCACAAAATCCATTGATTACTTAATGGAAAATCCAGAACTTTGCGCAGCATTTCGCCAACAGGGAGTCAATGCGGTCACGCATCTTGAATTAGGTGTCATTGCTCAGCGCTGGCTTGAACTTTAA
- a CDS encoding glycosyltransferase family 4 protein: protein MKKILFVGNDAAFFLSHRLPLARQLGNQGYDVHVAMPEPESNPSAMSIQSHGMNYHQFSMDRMSRNPLRELNTVWSLFRLYQWVQPDLIHHIAVKAILYGGIAALLSGHTRSIYAFTGIGTLFTHQDIATRVLRTAITPVYKIIFLPSRAWAIFQNPDDLGLFTEAGITREQRSVLIRSSGVNLREFSYRPEPEGTPVIILAARMLKSKGVHEFAAAARKIHAKGLEARFVLVGEAPYNRDAVPVGVLQQWQQEGFLEWWGYRSDMADILPQAHIICLPSYREGVPKVLLEAAACGRAIVASDVPGCREITLHQQNGLLVEPRSSDALAAGIEILLRNPHKRRRLGHAGRQLVEQEFSVERVVHQTLQVYQKLFT from the coding sequence ATGAAAAAAATCCTGTTCGTCGGCAATGACGCCGCTTTTTTTCTGTCGCATCGCCTGCCCTTGGCAAGACAGCTCGGTAACCAGGGGTACGATGTGCATGTTGCCATGCCGGAGCCGGAAAGCAACCCTTCGGCCATGAGTATCCAGAGCCATGGCATGAACTACCACCAGTTTTCGATGGATCGGATGAGCCGTAACCCCTTGCGCGAACTCAACACTGTCTGGAGCCTGTTCCGTCTGTATCAGTGGGTACAACCCGACCTGATCCACCATATTGCGGTCAAGGCCATCCTTTATGGTGGTATCGCCGCGCTACTCTCGGGGCATACCCGTTCCATCTACGCTTTTACCGGCATTGGTACCCTGTTTACCCATCAGGATATCGCCACCCGGGTATTGAGGACGGCCATCACGCCGGTTTACAAAATCATCTTTCTCCCGTCACGCGCCTGGGCCATTTTCCAGAATCCGGATGACCTTGGCCTGTTCACCGAGGCAGGCATCACCCGCGAACAACGCTCGGTATTGATCCGCAGTTCCGGCGTCAACCTGCGTGAATTCAGCTACCGCCCCGAACCCGAGGGGACGCCAGTCATCATCCTCGCCGCACGTATGCTCAAAAGCAAAGGGGTGCATGAATTCGCTGCTGCTGCCCGCAAAATCCACGCCAAAGGTCTGGAGGCACGCTTTGTGCTAGTGGGCGAAGCTCCCTACAACCGTGACGCCGTTCCCGTGGGAGTGCTGCAACAGTGGCAACAGGAAGGCTTCCTCGAATGGTGGGGATACCGTAGCGACATGGCTGACATCCTGCCCCAGGCACACATCATCTGCCTGCCCTCCTACCGCGAAGGCGTGCCGAAAGTCCTGTTGGAAGCCGCTGCTTGCGGGCGTGCTATTGTTGCCAGCGACGTACCGGGTTGCCGTGAAATCACCCTGCACCAGCAAAACGGCCTGCTGGTGGAACCCCGCAGCAGCGATGCGCTGGCAGCAGGCATTGAAATCCTGTTGCGCAACCCGCATAAACGCAGACGACTGGGGCACGCTGGACGCCAACTGGTGGAACAGGAGTTCAGCGTTGAGCGAGTTGTCCACCAGACCTTGCAGGTTTACCAGAAGCTGTTCACATGA